One Salvia splendens isolate huo1 chromosome 22, SspV2, whole genome shotgun sequence DNA segment encodes these proteins:
- the LOC121787701 gene encoding NAC domain-containing protein JA2L-like — translation MGVRQCDPRSQLSLPPGFRFFPTDEELLVQYLCRKVAGHHFPLQIIGDVDLYKFDPWDLPNKALFGEKEWYFFSPRDRKYPNGSRPNRVAGSGYWKATGTDKIITTEGRKVGIKKALVFYIGKAPKGTKTNWIMHEYRLSESTRKSGSSKLDDWVLCRIYKKNSSGQYRNTANVGGVLSKEYSHDSSSSCSSQYEDVLDSLPELDDRYFPMDSLKNSQLQDDQKLNLQRLSSENFNWATLAGLGPLWPELMEAQQANAAPTRQNDTIAPANFTNTNSVDPFSVRYANQSGGFGFGFGFRQ, via the exons ATGGGCGTCCGACAATGCGACCCGCGCTCGCAGCTCAGTCTGCCGCCGGGATTCCGGTTTTTCCCCACGGACGAGGAGCTTCTCGTGCAGTATCTCTGCCGGAAAGTCGCCGGCCACCACTTCCCACTTCAGATCATCGGAGATGTCGATTTGTACAAGTTCGACCCATGGGACCTTCCAA ATAAAGCTCTGTTTGGGGAGAAAGAGTGGTATTTCTTCAGCCCAAGAGATAGGAAATATCCCAACGGCTCGCGCCCGAACCGTGTAGCCGGTTCGGGCTACTGGAAAGCCACCGGCACCGATAAAATCATCACAACGGAAGGAAGGAAAGTCGGGATCAAAAAAGCACTGGTTTTTTACATAGGAAAAGCTCCCAAAGGAACCAAGACTAATTGGATTATGCATGAATACAGGCTCTCGGAATCCACTAGGAAGAGCGGCAGCTCCAAG cTCGATGATTGGGTTTTGTGTCGGATATACAAGAAGAATTCGAGCGGACAGTACCGGAACACTGCCAACGTAGGCGGCGTTCTGAGCAAGGAATACAGCCACGATTCGTCGTCGTCGTGCTCATCGCAATACGAAGACGTTCTGGATTCTCTCCCCGAGCTCGACGACCGTTACTTCCCCATGGATTCGCTTAAAAATTCTCAACTACAAGATGATCAGAAGCTCAATCTTCAGCGATTGAGCTCCGAAAATTTCAATTGGGCCACCCTGGCTGGGCTCGGCCCACTCTGGCCCGAACTAATGGAGGCCCAACAAGCAAACGCGGCTCCCACAAGACAAAATGACACAATTGCCCCTGCTAATTTTACAAACACTAACTCGGTTGACCCGTTCAGTGTGCGGTACGCGAATCAATCGGGCGGGTTTGGGTTTGGGTTTGGGTTTAGGCAATGA